The bacterium genome contains a region encoding:
- the mutL gene encoding DNA mismatch repair protein MutL, which translates to MPIRPLAPELVSHLAAGEVVDRPASLVKELVENALDADARSLRLEIEQGGIGLVRLTDDGHGIRQEDVPWLLQRHSTSKIRTLEELQAIGTLGFRGEALYSIAAVTRFRLLTQHRDEETGTELLRDDTNGVRIQPWAGPVGTTIEVRDLFYNLPARRKFLRGPGAEYSRIAEVVSRYALARPEVRFELSHNGRRLLQSLGTSPLDPLIALYGPDIAGELLEVHFAGPGILVTGFVSAPGTFRPGRKEQTLIVNGRWVKDHTLMLALERAYGVRLPAGKHPLCVLYVAMPPEEVDVNVHPHKTEVRFADPETLQRAIYRATEQALAGSISVPVDTWSPPPEASPGRRLADSMPDLPQAPPDWNLPPEPSRAPVVRQEGLSLGRVLPLEALEAPVSPSMPEHTIDDLTGEVRWTPTAAPAMQTPLTPSLPMPGSLQFGPGLLAYAEGETLVVVDLPALHARVLYEQLREESSPPTSQPLLFALPLEVPTGSGIDPAELQPLMQALGFEFSDDGTQVTGLPALLGQADPMSLVRAVVESCAAGLVAGESRVQVLEQARRQAAFRGADRSSRHRTAAEVAWLTGHLQEWRYCTSLTGEPTILRLDPRWWSQMFGH; encoded by the coding sequence ATGCCCATCCGCCCCCTCGCGCCGGAACTGGTCAGTCACCTCGCCGCCGGGGAGGTGGTGGATCGACCTGCCTCGCTGGTGAAGGAACTGGTCGAGAACGCGCTGGATGCCGACGCCCGGTCTCTGCGGTTGGAGATTGAACAGGGGGGTATTGGGCTGGTCCGTCTTACGGATGATGGTCACGGGATCCGGCAGGAAGATGTCCCCTGGCTGCTCCAGCGGCACAGCACCAGTAAAATTCGGACCCTTGAAGAACTCCAGGCCATCGGCACCCTCGGCTTTCGTGGTGAAGCCCTCTACTCCATCGCAGCCGTCACCCGCTTTCGCCTCCTGACCCAGCATCGGGACGAGGAGACCGGGACGGAGTTGCTCCGCGACGACACCAACGGGGTCCGCATCCAGCCCTGGGCGGGTCCGGTGGGGACCACCATCGAGGTGCGGGATCTTTTCTACAACCTGCCGGCGCGACGCAAATTTCTGCGAGGCCCGGGGGCGGAGTACAGCCGGATCGCGGAAGTCGTGAGCCGCTATGCCCTCGCCCGTCCGGAGGTCCGCTTCGAACTCAGTCACAACGGACGTCGCCTGCTCCAGTCACTGGGCACCAGTCCCCTGGACCCGCTGATTGCGCTCTATGGACCGGACATCGCGGGCGAGCTGCTGGAGGTGCATTTTGCCGGACCGGGCATCCTGGTCACCGGCTTTGTGTCCGCCCCCGGCACCTTCCGTCCGGGACGCAAAGAACAGACGCTGATCGTGAATGGTCGCTGGGTGAAGGACCACACCCTAATGCTGGCGCTGGAGCGGGCCTATGGAGTCCGTCTGCCCGCAGGAAAGCATCCTCTCTGTGTGCTGTATGTCGCAATGCCCCCTGAGGAAGTGGACGTCAATGTGCACCCCCACAAAACAGAAGTCCGCTTCGCCGATCCTGAGACTTTGCAACGCGCGATCTATCGGGCTACCGAACAAGCGCTCGCTGGCAGCATCTCGGTGCCGGTCGATACCTGGAGCCCCCCCCCGGAGGCATCACCGGGGCGACGGCTCGCAGACTCGATGCCGGACCTCCCGCAGGCGCCGCCGGACTGGAATCTGCCGCCCGAGCCATCCCGCGCACCGGTGGTCCGGCAGGAGGGCTTGTCTCTCGGGCGAGTCCTGCCCCTGGAAGCCCTCGAAGCTCCGGTCAGTCCGTCAATGCCGGAGCACACCATCGATGACCTCACCGGCGAGGTCCGCTGGACACCCACGGCTGCCCCTGCGATGCAAACGCCCCTGACCCCGTCGCTGCCGATGCCGGGGAGTCTGCAGTTCGGCCCAGGACTCCTGGCGTATGCCGAGGGCGAGACGCTGGTGGTCGTGGATCTCCCCGCGCTCCATGCACGGGTGTTGTATGAGCAGCTTCGGGAGGAGTCCTCGCCTCCCACCTCACAGCCCCTGCTCTTTGCGTTGCCCCTGGAAGTCCCGACGGGCTCCGGTATCGATCCGGCGGAACTCCAGCCGCTGATGCAGGCCCTGGGATTTGAATTCAGCGACGATGGCACACAGGTCACAGGCCTCCCGGCACTTCTGGGACAGGCGGACCCGATGTCGCTGGTGCGGGCGGTGGTCGAAAGTTGCGCGGCGGGACTGGTGGCGGGGGAGTCCCGCGTCCAGGTGCTGGAGCAGGCGCGACGCCAGGCAGCGTTTCGCGGGGCGGACCGGTCGAGTCGACATCGGACTGCGGCCGAAGTCGCGTGGCTCACCGGGCATCTGCAGGAGTGGCGGTACTGCACCAGTCTGACAGGGGAGCCGACCATCCTGCGGCTGGATCCCCGCTGGTGGTCACAGATGTTCGGTCATTAG
- the groS gene encoding 10 kDa chaperonin has translation MATATATKPAAKKAASASPIRPLGDRVVVKPVEEFVEKTAGGLYLPESAQEKPQLAEVVAVGPGKRNDDGSLSPIDLAIGARIFHSRYGGTTVKVNGQEYIIVREDDILAVYEG, from the coding sequence ATGGCTACTGCCACTGCCACCAAGCCCGCCGCCAAGAAGGCCGCGAGCGCGTCCCCGATCCGCCCCCTGGGCGACCGGGTCGTTGTCAAGCCCGTTGAAGAGTTCGTCGAGAAGACCGCCGGCGGGCTGTACCTGCCCGAGTCGGCGCAGGAGAAGCCCCAGCTCGCCGAGGTGGTCGCGGTTGGCCCTGGCAAGCGAAACGATGACGGCTCCCTGAGCCCCATCGACCTCGCCATCGGCGCCCGCATCTTCCACTCCCGCTATGGCGGCACCACCGTCAAGGTCAACGGCCAGGAGTACATCATCGTGCGCGAGGACGACATCCTCGCCGTGTACGAAGGCTAG